In Deinococcus proteolyticus MRP, a single genomic region encodes these proteins:
- a CDS encoding DUF3084 domain-containing protein yields the protein MLWLFLGFVVLLSGVVAYAADVIARKVGRRHLRMFGLRPKDTALLVAVLSGMGISLASLATFGLLNRDAIATIQQAQQLRPELERLRTEIGQVGAELTRAEAGLRAAQQERDQAQQAAQALETEYQQARRDLSTAQADLQEARETGQTLEARATALEDRVAGLQARRNDLEAQARQARTQLSSSQDELGRSRSRAQALDTEVAQLDRQLSTLEAQATQARAQADAAAGRTREAEGRAQTAERRTRELQTRAEAAAQRVAGLENQVADLERTRQGLEAQRQRAVAERDSAVAEKNSAAAERDNAVQGRDAAQAAQARAEAQRQATETERDALARERDALRGERDTLARERGALIAQRGELQSERDTLQVERDTLRGERDSLQGERDRAAQELAAVRSDVAQLQALQRDLLDQQTELVAANATLASDLVSTRTSLGQLQDDYSSTRTELSASLNSDLAYTKNELVYSGVIRTPAELDAFLSSASQAALARGGSAAELAAGSRAGLEHSVGSFSAGSYVQCRAAANVPEGFEVNLSCEARPNRVLFAAGAAVAEGQVQLGGDAAALQQQVEALTERARQNLLARGLTESNLVGSALPVSEMVELLAGLVSLSEERPAGRVTVRLSARSDIRLDSPVSLQAEVVRQP from the coding sequence GTGCTGTGGCTGTTTCTGGGGTTCGTGGTTCTGCTTTCGGGGGTGGTGGCGTATGCCGCCGATGTCATCGCCCGTAAGGTAGGCCGCCGGCACCTGCGGATGTTCGGCCTGCGCCCCAAAGATACGGCCCTGCTGGTCGCGGTCCTGTCGGGCATGGGCATCAGCTTGGCCAGCCTGGCCACGTTCGGCCTGCTGAACCGTGACGCCATAGCCACCATTCAGCAGGCCCAGCAGCTGCGCCCCGAACTGGAACGCCTGCGTACCGAAATCGGGCAGGTGGGCGCAGAGCTGACCCGCGCCGAGGCCGGACTGCGCGCCGCCCAGCAGGAGCGCGACCAGGCGCAGCAGGCCGCGCAGGCGCTGGAAACCGAGTACCAGCAAGCCCGCCGCGACCTGAGCACCGCCCAGGCGGACCTGCAAGAAGCGCGGGAGACCGGTCAGACGCTGGAAGCCCGCGCCACGGCACTGGAAGACCGGGTCGCGGGCCTGCAGGCGCGCCGCAACGACCTGGAAGCCCAGGCCAGGCAGGCCCGCACGCAGCTCAGCAGCAGCCAAGACGAGCTGGGCCGCAGCCGCAGCCGTGCCCAGGCGCTGGACACCGAGGTGGCGCAGCTGGACCGGCAGCTGAGCACCCTGGAAGCCCAGGCCACCCAGGCCCGCGCCCAGGCAGACGCCGCTGCAGGACGTACCCGCGAAGCCGAGGGCCGCGCACAGACCGCCGAACGCCGTACCCGCGAGCTGCAGACCCGCGCCGAGGCTGCTGCCCAGCGGGTCGCAGGCCTTGAGAACCAGGTGGCTGACCTGGAACGCACCCGCCAGGGCCTGGAAGCCCAGCGCCAGCGAGCCGTGGCCGAGCGTGACAGCGCTGTGGCAGAGAAAAACAGTGCGGCGGCCGAACGGGACAATGCCGTGCAGGGCCGCGACGCTGCTCAGGCAGCCCAGGCCAGAGCCGAGGCCCAGCGTCAGGCCACCGAAACCGAGCGGGATGCCCTGGCCCGCGAGCGCGACGCCCTGCGCGGCGAAAGAGACACCCTGGCCCGCGAACGCGGCGCACTGATTGCGCAGCGCGGCGAGCTGCAAAGTGAGCGGGATACCCTGCAGGTCGAGCGGGATACCCTGCGGGGTGAGCGCGACAGTCTGCAAGGTGAACGGGACCGCGCCGCTCAGGAGCTGGCGGCCGTCCGCAGCGACGTGGCGCAGCTGCAGGCCCTGCAGCGCGACCTGCTGGACCAGCAGACCGAACTGGTGGCCGCCAACGCCACACTGGCTTCCGACCTGGTCAGCACCCGCACCAGCCTGGGGCAGCTGCAGGACGACTACTCCTCTACCCGCACCGAGCTGAGCGCCTCGCTGAACAGCGACCTGGCCTACACCAAAAACGAGCTGGTGTACTCCGGTGTCATCCGTACGCCGGCCGAGCTGGACGCTTTTCTGAGCAGCGCCTCACAGGCGGCCCTGGCGCGTGGGGGCAGTGCCGCCGAGCTGGCGGCCGGGTCGCGGGCGGGGCTGGAACATTCGGTGGGGTCGTTCAGTGCCGGGAGCTATGTGCAGTGCCGCGCCGCCGCCAACGTGCCCGAAGGCTTCGAGGTGAACCTCAGCTGCGAGGCCCGGCCCAACCGGGTGCTGTTTGCCGCCGGCGCAGCCGTGGCAGAAGGACAGGTGCAGCTGGGCGGCGACGCAGCGGCCCTGCAGCAGCAGGTAGAAGCCCTGACCGAGCGTGCGCGCCAGAATCTGCTGGCCCGTGGCCTGACGGAAAGCAACCTGGTGGGCAGCGCCCTGCCGGTCAGCGAGATGGTGGAATTGCTGGCAGGGCTGGTGTCGCTCTCAGAAGAGCGCCCGGCGGGCCGCGTGACGGTACGCCTGAGTGCCCGCAGCGACATCCGGCTTGACTCGCCGGTCAGTCTGCAGGCCGAAGTGGTCAGGCAGCCGTGA
- the glmS gene encoding glutamine--fructose-6-phosphate transaminase (isomerizing), with amino-acid sequence MCGIVGYIGPNNAQDILISGLSKLEYRGYDSAGIAVGDGACIATRKKAGKLANLTADLEHSPLPGTFGIGHTRWATHGPPNDTNSHPHATENGDIVLVHNGIIENYLELKEGLLERGHQFRSDTDSEVVAHLIEEAYVGNLEEAVRAALAKVRGAYALVVTHKDHREIVAARTVSPLVMGVGEGEMFLASDVPALLNYTRQMVFIQDGDMVILNDDGYRITDMQGHPVQREVETIDWDAEAAEKGGYDAYMQKEIFEQPQALSNTLLGRLHDDQGSVELDIELDPNSFDRIHIVACGTAYYAGMVGKYLLEQLARVPVELDVASEYRYREPVVTDRTLAIAVSQSGETIDTLEGMREAMRGGAQTLGIINAKGSSMTRELDHTLYVHAGPEIGVASTKAYTSMVSAFLLLALWLGQQRGTLSKEEVARLVHEARALPRLISEALSDDRLGRVREVAQKYHQARDYLFLGRGVNNPTAYEGALKLKEISYIHAEAYAAGEMKHGPIALIDEHLPVVVVATESRLLEKTISNVQEVRARGGRVILILSDGDTENVQHAEDVLYVPRCDEMISPIVNAVPMQLLAYYTAETLGKDVDKPRNLAKSVTVE; translated from the coding sequence ATGTGTGGAATCGTTGGATATATCGGCCCTAACAATGCTCAGGACATTCTGATTTCGGGCTTGAGCAAGTTGGAATACCGGGGATACGACAGCGCTGGCATCGCTGTGGGCGACGGCGCCTGCATCGCCACCCGCAAGAAGGCCGGCAAGTTGGCCAACCTGACCGCGGACCTGGAACACAGCCCGCTTCCCGGAACTTTCGGTATCGGGCACACGCGCTGGGCCACCCACGGCCCACCCAACGACACCAACAGCCATCCGCATGCGACCGAGAACGGTGACATCGTGCTGGTGCACAACGGCATCATCGAGAACTATCTGGAGCTGAAAGAAGGCCTGCTGGAGCGCGGCCACCAGTTCCGGTCCGACACCGACTCGGAAGTCGTGGCCCACCTGATTGAGGAAGCCTACGTCGGCAACCTTGAAGAAGCTGTGCGCGCCGCTCTGGCCAAAGTTCGCGGTGCTTACGCCCTGGTGGTGACCCACAAGGACCACCGTGAGATCGTGGCCGCCCGGACCGTCAGCCCGCTGGTGATGGGCGTGGGCGAAGGCGAGATGTTCCTGGCTTCCGATGTCCCTGCGCTGCTGAACTACACCCGCCAAATGGTGTTCATTCAGGACGGCGACATGGTCATTCTGAACGACGACGGCTACCGCATCACTGATATGCAGGGTCACCCGGTGCAGCGTGAAGTGGAAACCATCGACTGGGACGCCGAAGCGGCTGAAAAGGGCGGCTACGACGCCTACATGCAAAAGGAAATCTTCGAGCAGCCCCAGGCACTCAGCAACACCCTGCTGGGCCGCTTGCACGACGACCAGGGCAGTGTAGAGCTGGACATTGAGCTGGACCCGAACTCCTTTGACCGCATTCATATCGTGGCCTGCGGTACGGCGTACTACGCCGGCATGGTCGGCAAGTACCTGCTGGAGCAGCTGGCCCGCGTGCCGGTGGAGCTGGACGTCGCCAGTGAGTACCGCTACCGTGAGCCGGTGGTCACCGACCGGACGCTGGCAATTGCAGTGAGCCAGTCGGGCGAGACCATTGACACGCTGGAAGGCATGCGTGAGGCGATGCGCGGCGGCGCCCAGACCCTGGGCATCATCAACGCCAAGGGCAGCTCCATGACCCGCGAGCTGGACCATACCCTGTACGTGCACGCCGGCCCCGAAATCGGCGTGGCCAGCACCAAGGCCTACACCAGCATGGTGAGCGCCTTCCTGCTGCTGGCGCTGTGGCTGGGTCAGCAGCGCGGCACGCTGAGCAAGGAGGAAGTGGCCCGGCTGGTCCACGAAGCCCGCGCCCTGCCCCGCCTGATTTCCGAAGCCCTGAGTGACGATCGCCTCGGCCGCGTGCGCGAAGTGGCCCAGAAGTACCACCAGGCCCGCGACTACCTGTTCCTGGGGCGCGGGGTGAACAACCCCACCGCCTACGAAGGTGCCCTGAAGCTGAAGGAGATCAGCTACATCCACGCCGAGGCCTACGCAGCCGGCGAGATGAAGCACGGCCCTATCGCCCTGATTGACGAGCACCTGCCGGTGGTCGTGGTGGCGACCGAGTCGCGCCTGCTGGAAAAGACCATCAGCAACGTGCAGGAAGTGCGGGCGCGTGGCGGCCGGGTTATCCTGATTCTCAGCGACGGCGACACCGAGAATGTCCAGCACGCCGAAGATGTCCTGTACGTGCCTCGCTGCGACGAGATGATTAGCCCTATCGTGAACGCAGTGCCTATGCAGCTGCTGGCTTACTACACGGCCGAAACGCTGGGCAAGGACGTGGACAAGCCCCGCAACCTCGCCAAGTCGGTTACGGTGGAATAA
- a CDS encoding mannitol-1-phosphate 5-dehydrogenase yields the protein MTQAHQTASQPAQASQAQETQMHGARPNSGKVALHFGAGNIGRGFIGALLAQSGYRVIFADINEQVITALREQGEYDIHILDQNARTEHISGVSGILSSGPELVPTIASADLITTAVGPNVLKVIAPTLARGIEARAAAGAGPLNIIACENKVGASSFLRDEVLGHIGGAGRTYLEQNVGFPNASVDRIVPPFQGENLLDVGVEDFHEWYVEGPGFRGDIPQIEGMKVTDDLMAYVQRKLYTLNTGHAIAAYLGSLRGLDTVASAMADQQTAEQVRAAMQQSGAALVQTHGFGAQEHAEYIGRIEQRFKNPHIHDEVTRVGREPIRKLGPQERLIGPARMARDLGLPADALLRGAAAALHFRSAEDSQAQEMQAALERDGLAATVAALTGLPESDPMHAEILRQYAELEG from the coding sequence ATGACCCAAGCACATCAGACGGCTTCTCAACCGGCACAAGCTTCTCAGGCTCAGGAGACCCAGATGCATGGAGCCCGGCCCAATTCCGGCAAGGTGGCGCTGCACTTCGGGGCAGGCAACATCGGCCGGGGCTTTATCGGGGCCCTGCTGGCCCAGAGCGGCTACCGGGTCATTTTTGCCGACATCAACGAGCAGGTCATTACCGCTCTGCGCGAGCAAGGCGAATACGACATTCATATCCTGGACCAGAACGCCCGGACCGAGCACATCTCGGGGGTGAGCGGGATTCTGTCCAGTGGCCCTGAACTTGTGCCGACCATCGCCAGCGCGGACCTGATCACCACGGCGGTCGGCCCGAACGTGCTCAAGGTCATTGCCCCGACCCTGGCACGCGGCATCGAGGCGCGGGCTGCGGCCGGCGCTGGGCCTCTGAACATCATTGCCTGCGAGAACAAGGTAGGCGCCAGCAGCTTCCTGCGTGACGAGGTGTTGGGCCATATTGGTGGAGCGGGCCGCACCTATCTGGAGCAGAACGTGGGCTTTCCCAACGCCAGTGTGGACCGCATCGTTCCGCCGTTTCAGGGCGAAAACCTGCTGGACGTAGGGGTAGAGGACTTTCACGAGTGGTACGTGGAAGGGCCGGGGTTCCGGGGCGACATTCCCCAGATTGAGGGCATGAAAGTCACTGATGACCTGATGGCTTATGTGCAGCGCAAGCTCTATACGCTGAACACGGGGCACGCCATCGCCGCCTATCTGGGGTCTCTGCGCGGTCTGGACACGGTGGCCAGCGCCATGGCCGATCAGCAGACCGCCGAGCAGGTGCGTGCCGCCATGCAGCAAAGCGGCGCAGCCCTGGTGCAGACCCACGGGTTCGGCGCGCAGGAGCACGCCGAATATATCGGGCGGATTGAGCAGCGCTTCAAGAACCCCCATATTCACGACGAAGTCACGCGGGTGGGACGCGAACCCATCCGCAAGCTGGGACCGCAGGAGCGCCTGATTGGCCCGGCCCGCATGGCCCGCGACCTGGGGCTGCCGGCCGATGCCCTTTTGCGCGGGGCGGCAGCGGCGCTGCATTTCCGCAGTGCAGAGGATTCGCAGGCCCAGGAAATGCAGGCCGCGTTGGAGCGTGATGGCCTCGCGGCGACGGTGGCAGCCCTGACCGGGCTCCCGGAGAGCGACCCTATGCACGCTGAAATTCTGCGGCAGTACGCGGAGCTGGAAGGCTGA
- a CDS encoding PTS mannitol transporter subunit IICBA gives MTTSTDSRSGGKDAVQLFGRFLSAMVMPNIGAFIAWGLITALFIKTGWLPNPLLGGFEDAAGQTHTGLVGPMITYLLPLLIAYSGGKLVADHRGGVLGAIAAMGVIVGTDIPMFIGAMIMGPLAGWVIKQFDRAVQHRIPAGFEMLINNFSAGIIGALLAILGFYAIGPVVEGFSALISGGVQWLVSAGLLPLVSLFIEPGKILFLNNAINHGILTPLGTQQVAEAGKSLYFLLEANPGPGLGVLLAYWAFAKGTIKASAPGAAIIHFLGGIHEIYFPYVLMRPALLLAVIAGGMAGIATLVALGGGLVSAASPGSIFAILALTPRDAFLANILAVVVAAAVSFAISALILRGATYTEDDLAAAQSGSKAMKGSPAASAPAAASSGVTTDVSALGARPVRKVVFACDAGMGSSAMGATGFRKKVQAAGLPIEVTNTSIENIPADADIVVTQQNLTSRARSKQPGAQHVSIDNFVGNPIYDRMIDELKAGVAAPVAAAAVSGAQPAVQVVQGEPVAQVASAVAAPQATAAQPGREPSSVLRRENIRLGLGSESRDEAVRRAGEMLVASGYVDPEYVPAMLQREEVVSTYIGNGVAIPHGVDEAKARIKSSGIVVNQYPQGVDFDGQTAYLVIGIAGQGGDHMEILANIAGALEDEQAAARLACTADPDEIYRAFTGA, from the coding sequence ATGACCACTTCTACCGATTCACGTTCTGGGGGCAAGGATGCCGTGCAGCTCTTCGGCCGTTTCCTGAGCGCTATGGTAATGCCGAACATCGGCGCCTTTATCGCCTGGGGCCTGATTACCGCCCTGTTTATCAAGACCGGCTGGCTGCCCAACCCACTGCTGGGGGGCTTCGAGGACGCGGCAGGTCAGACCCACACAGGTCTGGTCGGCCCCATGATTACCTATCTGCTGCCGCTGCTGATTGCTTACAGCGGCGGCAAGCTGGTCGCTGACCACCGTGGCGGTGTGCTGGGTGCCATTGCCGCGATGGGCGTCATCGTTGGTACCGATATCCCCATGTTCATCGGGGCCATGATCATGGGACCGCTGGCTGGCTGGGTCATCAAGCAGTTTGACCGGGCGGTGCAGCACCGCATTCCCGCCGGCTTCGAGATGCTTATCAACAACTTCTCGGCCGGGATTATCGGTGCGCTGCTGGCCATTTTGGGCTTTTATGCCATTGGGCCGGTGGTCGAAGGCTTCAGCGCCCTGATTTCCGGCGGCGTGCAGTGGCTGGTAAGCGCTGGCCTGCTGCCGCTGGTGTCGCTGTTTATCGAACCCGGCAAGATTCTGTTCCTCAACAATGCCATCAACCACGGCATTCTGACCCCGCTGGGCACCCAGCAGGTCGCCGAAGCCGGCAAGTCGCTGTACTTTCTGCTGGAAGCCAACCCTGGCCCTGGCCTGGGCGTGCTGCTGGCCTACTGGGCTTTTGCCAAGGGCACCATCAAGGCCTCGGCACCCGGCGCGGCCATCATTCATTTTCTGGGCGGCATTCACGAGATTTATTTCCCCTACGTGCTGATGCGTCCTGCACTGCTGCTCGCCGTGATTGCCGGCGGCATGGCGGGCATCGCCACCCTGGTGGCCCTGGGCGGCGGGCTGGTGTCGGCGGCTTCGCCTGGCAGCATCTTCGCCATTTTGGCGCTGACGCCCCGTGACGCTTTCCTGGCCAATATCCTGGCCGTGGTGGTGGCGGCGGCCGTCTCGTTCGCCATTTCGGCCCTTATTCTGCGCGGCGCCACCTACACCGAAGATGACCTCGCCGCTGCCCAGAGCGGTTCCAAGGCCATGAAGGGCAGCCCGGCAGCCAGCGCTCCGGCGGCGGCCAGCAGCGGAGTGACCACCGACGTGAGCGCCCTGGGGGCTCGCCCGGTCCGCAAGGTTGTCTTCGCCTGTGACGCGGGCATGGGTTCCAGCGCGATGGGAGCCACCGGCTTCCGCAAAAAGGTCCAGGCGGCAGGCCTGCCTATCGAGGTGACCAACACGTCTATCGAGAACATCCCCGCCGACGCGGACATTGTGGTGACCCAGCAGAACCTGACCAGCCGCGCCCGCAGCAAGCAGCCCGGCGCTCAGCATGTCTCGATTGACAACTTTGTGGGCAACCCCATCTACGACCGCATGATTGATGAGCTGAAAGCGGGCGTCGCTGCGCCTGTGGCGGCCGCCGCCGTGTCCGGAGCCCAGCCCGCAGTACAGGTGGTGCAGGGAGAGCCGGTGGCGCAGGTGGCTTCCGCAGTAGCCGCGCCGCAGGCCACGGCCGCACAGCCGGGCCGTGAACCCAGCAGTGTGCTGCGCCGCGAAAACATTCGCCTGGGTCTGGGCAGCGAATCCCGTGACGAGGCCGTCCGCCGCGCCGGCGAGATGCTGGTCGCTTCCGGGTACGTGGACCCTGAGTATGTCCCCGCCATGCTGCAGCGCGAAGAAGTGGTCAGCACCTACATCGGCAACGGTGTGGCGATTCCGCACGGCGTAGATGAGGCCAAAGCCCGCATCAAGTCCAGCGGCATCGTGGTGAACCAGTACCCGCAGGGCGTGGACTTTGACGGCCAGACGGCTTATCTGGTCATCGGTATTGCCGGTCAGGGCGGCGACCATATGGAGATTCTGGCGAATATCGCCGGCGCTCTGGAAGACGAGCAGGCCGCCGCTCGCCTGGCCTGTACAGCCGACCCGGACGAGATTTACCGCGCCTTTACCGGAGCCTGA
- a CDS encoding FmdB family zinc ribbon protein, which translates to MPTYIYKNLETGELYEFKQSMKDEAYTQHPETGAPVKRVISPPAITFKGSGFYVNDSRSPAGEQTGGSGSGDKG; encoded by the coding sequence ATGCCCACCTATATCTACAAAAACCTGGAAACTGGCGAACTGTATGAATTCAAGCAGAGCATGAAGGACGAAGCCTACACCCAGCACCCGGAAACGGGCGCTCCGGTCAAGCGCGTCATCTCGCCGCCAGCCATCACTTTCAAGGGCAGCGGCTTTTACGTGAACGATTCACGCAGCCCAGCCGGCGAACAAACCGGGGGCAGCGGCAGCGGAGACAAGGGATGA
- a CDS encoding S1C family serine protease yields the protein MTQPRPQRSLRPVLAGLLIAGAAAGAYVTGQVSAQRALVVPDEINTVEVVRAARTAVVQVNNTLAPEALMPGDDPVEVGTGFFYKKDLIVTAYHVVQDSENLTVTLQNGRTVPAKVEGVDPGIDVAVLRVTAVGAPSTLEFGSSAALVQGQKLITIGSPFKIQNFVGTGTFSVMAPASQIPRSDNLASEVGEYIISTNSIQGGNSGGPILDSRGAVVGIANANAAANSMAAGLIGISIPGDLVKQTLSDLERTGAPQRGNLGVTLVALEDLDPALRQLAGLVSNQGVLVDEIQAGSPAGRAGLRGSLRNSRGQLLAPLGDIIVAVDGRPVSQPFDVTSLVAAKRPGNVVRLTVWRGGRRQDLNVTLQQRSLEEFQSQSQGSAASPAPQDLGPQGPAGQPQQPGSGLPGQGQQGSQDSDELIPVSP from the coding sequence ATGACCCAGCCACGCCCCCAACGCTCGCTGCGCCCCGTGCTGGCCGGCCTCCTGATTGCAGGTGCGGCAGCCGGAGCCTACGTGACCGGGCAAGTCAGTGCCCAGCGGGCGCTGGTGGTGCCGGATGAAATCAATACCGTCGAGGTCGTGCGTGCGGCCCGCACGGCAGTGGTGCAGGTCAACAACACGCTGGCCCCCGAAGCGCTGATGCCCGGCGACGATCCGGTCGAAGTGGGCACCGGGTTCTTTTACAAAAAGGACCTGATCGTGACCGCCTACCATGTGGTTCAGGACAGCGAAAACCTCACCGTCACCCTGCAAAACGGCCGCACGGTCCCGGCCAAGGTGGAAGGCGTGGACCCCGGCATCGATGTGGCGGTGCTGCGGGTCACAGCGGTCGGTGCGCCAAGCACGCTGGAATTCGGGTCCAGCGCCGCGCTGGTGCAGGGGCAAAAGCTGATTACCATCGGCTCACCGTTCAAAATTCAGAACTTCGTAGGCACCGGGACGTTCAGCGTGATGGCCCCCGCCTCGCAGATTCCCCGCTCCGACAACCTGGCGAGTGAGGTAGGTGAATACATCATCAGCACCAACAGCATCCAGGGCGGCAACTCCGGCGGCCCCATTCTGGATTCACGCGGCGCGGTGGTGGGCATCGCCAACGCAAACGCGGCCGCCAACTCTATGGCGGCAGGCCTGATCGGTATCAGTATTCCAGGCGACCTGGTCAAGCAGACCCTCAGCGACCTGGAACGTACCGGCGCGCCGCAGCGCGGCAACCTGGGCGTGACCCTGGTGGCGCTGGAAGACCTGGACCCCGCCCTGCGCCAACTGGCGGGCCTGGTCAGCAACCAGGGCGTGCTGGTAGACGAAATTCAGGCCGGCAGCCCTGCCGGACGCGCCGGCCTGAGGGGTTCGCTGCGCAACTCGCGCGGGCAGCTGCTGGCCCCGCTGGGCGACATCATCGTGGCGGTGGACGGCCGCCCGGTCAGCCAGCCGTTCGACGTGACTTCGCTGGTGGCGGCCAAACGCCCCGGCAACGTGGTGCGCCTGACCGTATGGCGCGGCGGCCGCCGCCAAGACCTGAATGTGACCCTGCAGCAGCGCAGCCTGGAAGAGTTCCAGTCGCAGAGCCAGGGCAGCGCGGCCAGCCCGGCTCCGCAGGACCTCGGCCCCCAGGGACCTGCCGGGCAGCCGCAGCAGCCGGGGTCCGGGCTGCCGGGTCAGGGCCAGCAAGGTTCTCAGGACAGCGACGAGCTGATTCCCGTTTCGCCCTGA
- a CDS encoding HD domain-containing protein, with translation MPRLRSLPDKLRRLRRSLRESQATPDDAWALVRLTPAEGRLYLRMDARDREHAVRVAQALQAGFSQASPELLAAALLHDCGKLVHPYRVWERVGAGLLPHRLARRLPWKPAQVRARHAEWGAALVREAGGRERVAALVAAHHHPAGDAEAAWIHRFDDLE, from the coding sequence ATGCCCCGGCTGCGCTCCTTGCCCGACAAGCTCCGCCGCCTGCGCCGCAGTCTCCGCGAGTCGCAGGCGACGCCCGACGACGCCTGGGCACTGGTCCGCCTGACCCCCGCCGAGGGCCGGCTGTACCTGCGGATGGATGCCCGCGACCGCGAACATGCCGTGCGGGTGGCGCAGGCGCTGCAAGCGGGCTTTTCGCAGGCCAGTCCGGAGCTGCTGGCCGCCGCGTTGCTGCACGACTGCGGCAAACTGGTCCACCCCTACCGTGTCTGGGAGCGGGTGGGGGCGGGCCTGTTGCCTCACCGCCTGGCCCGCCGGCTGCCCTGGAAGCCAGCGCAGGTGCGGGCGCGGCATGCTGAATGGGGTGCGGCGCTGGTGCGCGAGGCGGGCGGCCGGGAGCGGGTGGCGGCCCTGGTGGCGGCGCACCACCATCCGGCCGGCGACGCCGAAGCGGCGTGGATTCACCGCTTCGACGACTTGGAATAG